The following coding sequences lie in one Aricia agestis chromosome 10, ilAriAges1.1, whole genome shotgun sequence genomic window:
- the LOC121730894 gene encoding catalase-like gives MLIVITMMAAQALATQPDPAAQQIINFKQRNPKPVGIMSTSAGAPIEYSEASNTLNKRLIFNEYFMDSLTHLVRERIPERLVHAKAGGAFGYFQVTHDITDICKAKLFSAVGKKTPVAARFSPVVVERGGSDTSRDARGFAVKFYTEDGNFDIVGFNTPMYVYNDPRLFTTFVRAQKKNPATNLFDANTLWDFLTLRPESFHMFLLVFGDRGIPDGYSHMPGFGIHTYQVVNENGDKHFIRFHFMPDAGIKNLRANQARKIGAEDPDYNTRELYRSIGRGDFPSWTVSIQVLTYDDVKNARFNVFDVTKVLPLDEYPLRPLGKFVLNKNAVNYFAEIEQLAYSPANLVPGILGGPDKVFEARRLAYRDAQYYRLGANFNKIPVNCPLRTKPLIYNRDGVAPVKDNEKDMPNYYPNSFNGPVPYIEKNKVELIEIVEEEADNFEQARELYTNEMTKEERKRLVENVIYSLAPAASFLQDKAVKIFTIIHPDLGSRISQGLLANRTKYYYDDDDDYY, from the exons ATGCTGATAGTGATTACTATGATGGCTGCGCAAGCGCTGGCGACGCAGCCAGACCCTGCGGCGCagcaaattattaattttaagcaAAGGAATCCG AAACCCGTTGGAATTATGTCAACCAGTGCAGGCGCGCCCATAGAATACTCCGAAGCCTCGAATACGTTGAATAAGAGATTGATCTTTAACGAGTACTTCATGGACTCATTGACTCATCTGGTTCGGGAGAGGATACCGGAGCGTCTGGTACATGCGAAGGCGGGAGGTGCATTCGGCTACTTTCAAGTTACTCATGATATTACAGATATATGTAAAGCCAAGTTATTCAGTGCGGTAGGAAAGAAAACTCCTGTAGCTGCTAGATTTTCTCCTGTGGTCGTGGAACGCGGTGGCAGTGATACTTCCAGAGATGCTCGAGGCTTCGCCGTCAAGTTTTACACGGAAGACGGCAATTTTGACATAGTAGGCTTCAATACCCCAATGTACGTGTATAACGATCCAAGACTATTCACGACATTCGTGCGAGCTCAAAAGAAGAATCCTGCTACTAATCTATTCGATGCGAACACTTTATGGGATTTCTTGACGTTGCGTCCAGAAAGTTTCCACATGTTCCTATTAGTTTTTGGAGATAGAGGAATTCCCGACGGATACAGTCATATGCCCGGATTCGGCATACACACGTATCAAGTTGTCAATGAGAACGGAGATAAACACTTCATTAGGTTCCATTTTATGCCTGACGCTGGCATCAAAAATTTACGCGCCAATCAGGCTAGAAAAATTGGTGCGGAAGATCCCGACTATAATACCAGGGAACTATACAGATCTATAGGAAGAGGTGATTTCCCCAGTTGGACAGTTAGCATACAAGTTTTGACATACGATGACGTTAAGAATGCTAGGTTCAACGTTTTTGATGTGACCAAGGTTCTGCCGTTAGATGAGTATCCCTTGAGGCCACTGGGAAAGTTTGTGTTGAATAAGAATGCTGTGAATTACTTTGCGGAGATAGAACAGTTGGCATACAGCCCAGCCAATCTTGTGCCTGGTATCCTCGGCGGACCTGACAAAGTTTTTGAAGCTCGACGATTGGCTTACAGAGATGCACAATACTATCGCCTCGGtgctaattttaataaaatcccAGTAAATTGCCCACTAAGAACCAAACCTCTTATATACAACCGTGACGGCGTAGCTCCAGTGAAGGACAATGAAAAGGACATGCCAAATTACTATCCAAATTCTTTTAACGGTCCCGTTCCTTACATAGAGAAGAATAAGGTGGAGCTTATTGAAATAGTAGAGGAGGAAGCAGATAATTTCGAGCAGGCAAGAGAGCTGTACACAAATGAAATGACAAAAGAAGAAAGGAAAAGACTGGTCGAGAATGTTATATATAGTTTGGCTCCAGCAGCAAGTTTCTTACAAGACAAAGCTGTGAAAATATTCACTATCATTCATCCAGATTTAGGCAGTAGGATAAGTCAAGGTTTGCTGGCTAACAGaacgaaatattattatgatgatgatgatgattattattaa
- the LOC121730895 gene encoding catalase-like isoform X1: MEMLLFFLWVLTVVAADVPSGEQLLLFKQRQPEPVGILTRDNGAPVDFTEANFSLNISSLINHEYFMDTITHLSRERIPERVVHAKGAGAFGFFEVTHDISDICKAELFDGVGKTTPIAIRFSAVAADRGRNDLVSDARGFAVKFYTKAGNFDIVGLNTPVFVLKEPLGFPNFVHVNGRNPATNLFDNNMMWEFITYYPESLFLFLYIFSGFGTPYSYRYMPGFSIHTYQVENSIGDTHFIRFHIIPDLGVKNLSPEESFKIGAVDGDFYTRDLYDAIGEGNFPSWSVSIQVLSQYDVEHADFDVFDTTRLLPEDKYPLRPLGRIVLDRNPVNYFAEIEQIAFCPSNLVPGILGAPDKLFESRRLSYRDTQYYRLGANFKKIPVNCPYRSKVFTYERDGRPTFDSNGKDAPNYYPNSFFGPVPRVTCSNTRLLEIKQDPAYNFDQAAQLINDMSEEQRNNLVTNILQSLGTVTRLVQERVIQLISSVNPKIGEKIAVQIYLNRTLIDKLH, from the exons ATGGAAATGTTGCTGTTTTTCCTGTGGGTCTTAACGGTAGTGGCTGCAGATGTTCCTTCAGGCGAACAACTACTGCTGTTTAAGCAAAGACAACCA GAACCCGTTGGAATACTCACTCGTGACAATGGAGCACCCGTCGACTTCACGGAAGCCAACTTTTCACTGAACATAAGCAGCCTCATCAACCATGAATACTTCATGGATACCATTACCCATTTAAGTAGAGAACGGATCCCAGAGAGAGTCGTTCACGCCAAAGGTGCAGGAGCGTTCGGCTTTTTCGAGGTCACCCATGACATTTCTGACATCTGCAAAGCTGAGCTATTCGATGGAGTCGGTAAGACGACTCCTATCGCAATCAGATTTTCAGCAGTCGCGGCAGATAGAGGCAGAAATGACCTTGTATCTGATGCCAGAGGGTTCGCAGTGAAGTTTTACACCAAGGCAGGCAATTTTGACATCGTCGGTTTGAACACTCCCGTTTTCGTCCTAAAAGAACCGTTGGGCTTCCCAAATTTCGTTCATGTAAACGGTAGAAACCCAGCAACGAATTTGTTCGACAACAATATGATGTGGGAATTTATCACTTACTACCCGGAGAGCTTGTTTCTATTCCTATACATTTTCAGTGGTTTTGGAACACCATATAGCTACAGATATATGCCAGGTTTTTCCATCCATACGTATCAAGTTGAAAATAGCATTGGGGATACACACTTCATTCGTTTCCATATTATCCCAGATCTTGGAGTTAAAAACTTATCACCAGAAGAAAGTTTCAAAATCGGAGCCGTCGATGGAGATTTTTACACTCGAGACTTGTATGATGCGATAGGAGAGGGAAACTTTCCTTCTTGGAGTGTCAGTATACAAGTTCTAAGTCAATATGACGTGGAACATGCTGATTTTGATGTGTTCGATACTACTAGGTTGTTACCTGAGGATAAGTATCCTCTACGGCCCTTAGGTCGAATAGTTTTGGATAGGAACCCGGTGAATTACTTTGCTGAAATTGAGCAAATAGCTTTTTGTCCTAGCAACTTAGTACCTGGTATATTAGGTGCACCGGATAAACTGTTTGAATCTAGACGTTTGAGTTATCGAGACACCCAGTACTATCGATTAGGAGCGAACTTCAAGAAGATTCCCGTGAATTGTCCTTATAGAAGTAAAGTCTTCACTTACGAACGAGACGGGAGACCAACATTCGACAGCAATGGTAAAGATGCACCGAATTACTATCCTAATTCCTTCTTTGGACCTGTGCCTCGCGTGACTTGTTCTAATACTAGGCTTTTGGAGATCAAACAGGATCCAGCTTACAACTTTGATCAAGCTGCTCAGCTCATCAATGACATGTCAGAGGAACAACGGAATAATCTTGTCACAAATATTCTCCAAAGTCTGGGAACAGTTACGAGGTTGGTACAAGAGAGAGTTATTCAATTGATTTCCTCCGTTAATCCAAAAATTGGTGAGAAAATAGCTGTACAAATATACTTAAACCGAACATTGATCGACAAATTACACTAA
- the LOC121730895 gene encoding catalase-like isoform X2, with translation MCWLTPAIVTFTLQKCNWEPVGILTRDNGAPVDFTEANFSLNISSLINHEYFMDTITHLSRERIPERVVHAKGAGAFGFFEVTHDISDICKAELFDGVGKTTPIAIRFSAVAADRGRNDLVSDARGFAVKFYTKAGNFDIVGLNTPVFVLKEPLGFPNFVHVNGRNPATNLFDNNMMWEFITYYPESLFLFLYIFSGFGTPYSYRYMPGFSIHTYQVENSIGDTHFIRFHIIPDLGVKNLSPEESFKIGAVDGDFYTRDLYDAIGEGNFPSWSVSIQVLSQYDVEHADFDVFDTTRLLPEDKYPLRPLGRIVLDRNPVNYFAEIEQIAFCPSNLVPGILGAPDKLFESRRLSYRDTQYYRLGANFKKIPVNCPYRSKVFTYERDGRPTFDSNGKDAPNYYPNSFFGPVPRVTCSNTRLLEIKQDPAYNFDQAAQLINDMSEEQRNNLVTNILQSLGTVTRLVQERVIQLISSVNPKIGEKIAVQIYLNRTLIDKLH, from the exons ATGTGCTGGTTAACGCCCGCAATAGTTACTTTTACATTACAAAAATGTAATTGG GAACCCGTTGGAATACTCACTCGTGACAATGGAGCACCCGTCGACTTCACGGAAGCCAACTTTTCACTGAACATAAGCAGCCTCATCAACCATGAATACTTCATGGATACCATTACCCATTTAAGTAGAGAACGGATCCCAGAGAGAGTCGTTCACGCCAAAGGTGCAGGAGCGTTCGGCTTTTTCGAGGTCACCCATGACATTTCTGACATCTGCAAAGCTGAGCTATTCGATGGAGTCGGTAAGACGACTCCTATCGCAATCAGATTTTCAGCAGTCGCGGCAGATAGAGGCAGAAATGACCTTGTATCTGATGCCAGAGGGTTCGCAGTGAAGTTTTACACCAAGGCAGGCAATTTTGACATCGTCGGTTTGAACACTCCCGTTTTCGTCCTAAAAGAACCGTTGGGCTTCCCAAATTTCGTTCATGTAAACGGTAGAAACCCAGCAACGAATTTGTTCGACAACAATATGATGTGGGAATTTATCACTTACTACCCGGAGAGCTTGTTTCTATTCCTATACATTTTCAGTGGTTTTGGAACACCATATAGCTACAGATATATGCCAGGTTTTTCCATCCATACGTATCAAGTTGAAAATAGCATTGGGGATACACACTTCATTCGTTTCCATATTATCCCAGATCTTGGAGTTAAAAACTTATCACCAGAAGAAAGTTTCAAAATCGGAGCCGTCGATGGAGATTTTTACACTCGAGACTTGTATGATGCGATAGGAGAGGGAAACTTTCCTTCTTGGAGTGTCAGTATACAAGTTCTAAGTCAATATGACGTGGAACATGCTGATTTTGATGTGTTCGATACTACTAGGTTGTTACCTGAGGATAAGTATCCTCTACGGCCCTTAGGTCGAATAGTTTTGGATAGGAACCCGGTGAATTACTTTGCTGAAATTGAGCAAATAGCTTTTTGTCCTAGCAACTTAGTACCTGGTATATTAGGTGCACCGGATAAACTGTTTGAATCTAGACGTTTGAGTTATCGAGACACCCAGTACTATCGATTAGGAGCGAACTTCAAGAAGATTCCCGTGAATTGTCCTTATAGAAGTAAAGTCTTCACTTACGAACGAGACGGGAGACCAACATTCGACAGCAATGGTAAAGATGCACCGAATTACTATCCTAATTCCTTCTTTGGACCTGTGCCTCGCGTGACTTGTTCTAATACTAGGCTTTTGGAGATCAAACAGGATCCAGCTTACAACTTTGATCAAGCTGCTCAGCTCATCAATGACATGTCAGAGGAACAACGGAATAATCTTGTCACAAATATTCTCCAAAGTCTGGGAACAGTTACGAGGTTGGTACAAGAGAGAGTTATTCAATTGATTTCCTCCGTTAATCCAAAAATTGGTGAGAAAATAGCTGTACAAATATACTTAAACCGAACATTGATCGACAAATTACACTAA